In a single window of the Saccharothrix australiensis genome:
- a CDS encoding NUDIX domain-containing protein, with protein sequence MPELRATTLVDAPLRTVAAALLDARLLARSIRGLGVRIGSAGPVLHVGAELAGAVGPVTGTLLVTRADTTGVAAELVGGPLPRFVLVTDLLHTGGGTMVVDSVEWTSPGGPFGRLADVVVGRGLALKVLQARAQAVSERSRLLADAKVVVGAAIVRDGLLLAQRRGYPAEVAGGWELPGGRVEPGESDHAAVVRECEEELGVAVVPGDQLGPDVPLGGDHLLRVFRAELARGEPRASDHPEVRWVGASELDGLDWLPADRVLLPALHDLLAPPA encoded by the coding sequence GTGCCGGAGTTGAGAGCGACCACCCTGGTCGACGCGCCCCTGCGGACGGTCGCCGCGGCCCTGTTGGACGCCCGGCTGCTGGCGCGGTCGATCCGCGGCCTGGGCGTGCGCATCGGCTCCGCCGGCCCGGTGCTGCACGTCGGCGCGGAGCTGGCCGGCGCGGTGGGCCCCGTCACCGGCACGCTGCTGGTCACCAGGGCGGACACGACCGGTGTCGCGGCGGAGCTGGTCGGCGGGCCGCTGCCGCGGTTCGTGCTGGTCACGGACCTGCTGCACACCGGCGGCGGCACGATGGTGGTCGACTCGGTGGAGTGGACGAGCCCCGGCGGGCCGTTCGGGCGGCTGGCCGACGTGGTCGTGGGCCGCGGGCTGGCGCTGAAGGTGCTCCAGGCGCGGGCCCAGGCGGTCTCCGAGCGCAGCCGCCTGCTGGCCGACGCGAAGGTCGTGGTGGGCGCGGCGATCGTGCGGGACGGCCTGCTGCTGGCCCAGCGGCGCGGCTACCCGGCGGAGGTGGCGGGCGGCTGGGAGCTGCCCGGCGGGCGGGTCGAGCCGGGGGAGTCCGACCACGCGGCGGTCGTGCGGGAGTGCGAGGAGGAGCTGGGCGTCGCGGTGGTGCCCGGCGACCAGCTCGGCCCGGACGTCCCGCTGGGCGGCGACCACTTGCTGCGGGTGTTCCGGGCGGAGCTGGCGCGGGGCGAGCCGAGGGCGAGCGACCACCCGGAGGTGCGCTGGGTGGGCGCGTCCGAGCTGGACGGGCTGGACTGGCTGCCCGCCGACCGCGTCCTGCTGCCCGCCCTGCACGACCTGCTGGCGCCACCCGCCTGA
- the trpS gene encoding tryptophan--tRNA ligase — MIRLSAITPSGPAQLGNYLGAIRQWAAEGTDQDVYFISDLHAMTTSHNPARLRSLAREQLAVLIAAGVDPRSVAVQSDLVRELGALTWVLECTCTYGEAARMIQFKEKSAGQSSVRLSLLTYPVLMAADILLQGAHEVPVGDDQAQHVELARVLARRFNGTYGEVFVMPKSVVPPTAARVRDLADPSRKMAKSAKDAAGTVFVLDPPDLVRRKIKRAVTDDLGVVRYAPDAQPGVANLLEILAACTAKDPKELASTLSGYAELKEATAEAVVEELRGVRERTQALLDDPAELDRVRAHGAERARERCSHRLDAALRMSGLG; from the coding sequence ATGATCAGGCTGTCCGCCATCACCCCGTCCGGTCCCGCTCAACTGGGCAACTACCTCGGCGCGATCCGGCAGTGGGCCGCCGAGGGCACCGACCAGGACGTGTACTTCATCAGCGACCTGCACGCGATGACGACCTCGCACAACCCGGCCCGGCTGCGATCGCTGGCGCGGGAGCAGTTGGCGGTGCTCATCGCCGCCGGGGTCGATCCGCGGTCCGTGGCGGTGCAATCCGACCTGGTGCGCGAGCTGGGCGCGCTCACGTGGGTGCTGGAGTGCACCTGCACGTACGGCGAGGCGGCGCGGATGATCCAGTTCAAGGAGAAGTCGGCCGGGCAGTCGTCGGTGCGGCTGAGCCTGCTCACCTACCCGGTGCTGATGGCCGCCGACATCCTGCTCCAGGGCGCGCACGAGGTGCCGGTGGGCGACGACCAGGCGCAGCACGTCGAACTGGCGCGGGTGCTCGCCCGGCGGTTCAACGGCACCTACGGCGAGGTGTTCGTGATGCCGAAGTCCGTGGTGCCGCCCACCGCCGCGCGCGTCCGCGACCTGGCGGACCCGTCCCGCAAGATGGCCAAGTCGGCGAAGGACGCGGCCGGCACGGTCTTCGTGCTCGACCCGCCGGACCTGGTGCGCCGCAAGATCAAGCGCGCGGTGACCGACGACCTCGGCGTCGTGCGGTACGCGCCGGACGCGCAGCCGGGCGTGGCGAACCTGCTGGAGATCCTGGCCGCGTGCACGGCGAAGGACCCGAAGGAGCTGGCGTCGACGCTGTCCGGCTACGCCGAGCTGAAGGAGGCCACGGCGGAGGCCGTCGTCGAGGAACTGCGCGGGGTGCGGGAGCGGACGCAGGCGCTGCTGGACGACCCGGCGGAGCTGGACCGGGTGCGCGCGCACGGCGCGGAGCGCGCCCGTGAGCGGTGCTCGCACCGCTTGGACGCCGCGCTGCGGATGTCCGGCCTGGGGTGA
- a CDS encoding YciI family protein: MYIVLLEYIKPLDEVDYALPEHVDWLNKQYEAGRFLVSGRQVPRVGGVIIARAMPRGKLDALLATDPFAIRKLARYQVVEFEATRTAPELATVNEAVPA; the protein is encoded by the coding sequence ATGTACATCGTGCTGCTGGAGTACATCAAGCCGTTGGACGAAGTCGACTACGCACTGCCGGAGCACGTGGACTGGCTGAACAAGCAGTACGAGGCCGGTCGCTTCCTCGTGTCCGGGCGCCAGGTGCCCCGCGTGGGCGGCGTTATCATCGCCCGCGCGATGCCGCGCGGGAAGCTCGACGCCCTGCTCGCGACCGATCCCTTCGCCATCCGGAAGCTGGCCCGCTACCAGGTGGTGGAGTTCGAGGCCACCCGGACCGCGCCGGAGCTGGCCACGGTCAACGAAGCCGTGCCGGCCTGA
- the typA gene encoding translational GTPase TypA: MPTATASIKETLVRNDLRNVAIVAHVDHGKTTLVDAMLRQSGAFSERAELVDRVMDSGELEREKGITILAKNTAVRRHTADGVVTINVVDTPGHADFGGEVERGLSMVDGVVLLVDASEGPLPQTRFVLRKTLAAGLPVILVVNKVDRPDARISEVVDEAHDLLLDLATEVGADDSVLDLPVVYASARAGRASLTQPADGGLPDEENLDSLFDVLLNHIPAPTGDADAPLRALVTNLDASAFLGRIALCRIEAGRIRKGETVSWCREDGSVHKVRITELLITEALERVPAEEARAGDLVAIAGIPEITIGDTLADVDNPEPLPRITVDEPAISMTIGVNTSPLAGRGGGTKLTARLVKARLDSELVGNVSVRVLPTERPDTWEVQGRGELALAILVEQMRREGFELTVGKPQVVTKTVDGKLHEPFERLTIDAPEEHLGAITQLLANRKGRMENMSGHGTGRIKLDYVVPSRGLIGFRTEFLTETRGTGIANAVSEGYGPWAGEIRTRHNGSLVADRSGSITAYAMIQLADRGTFFVEPGADAYEGMVVGENPRAEDLDVNVCREKKLTNMRTSTADVMETLARPRKLSLEEALEFCAADECVEVAPEVVRVRKVTLDANQRGRERNRAKLRG, encoded by the coding sequence GTGCCCACGGCCACCGCGTCGATCAAGGAAACGCTGGTCCGCAACGACCTGCGCAACGTCGCGATCGTCGCGCACGTTGACCACGGCAAGACCACCCTGGTCGACGCCATGCTCCGCCAGTCCGGGGCCTTCTCAGAACGCGCCGAGCTCGTCGACCGGGTGATGGACTCCGGCGAGCTGGAGCGCGAGAAGGGGATCACGATCCTCGCCAAGAACACGGCCGTGCGCAGGCACACCGCCGACGGCGTGGTCACCATCAACGTCGTCGACACTCCGGGCCACGCCGACTTCGGCGGCGAGGTCGAGCGCGGCCTGTCGATGGTCGACGGCGTGGTCCTGCTGGTCGACGCCTCGGAGGGGCCGCTGCCGCAGACCCGGTTCGTGCTGCGCAAGACGCTGGCCGCCGGCCTGCCGGTGATCCTGGTGGTGAACAAGGTCGACCGCCCCGACGCACGGATCTCCGAGGTCGTCGACGAGGCGCACGACCTGCTGCTCGACCTGGCGACCGAGGTCGGCGCGGACGACTCCGTGCTCGACCTGCCGGTCGTCTACGCCTCGGCGCGGGCCGGCCGGGCGAGCCTCACCCAGCCCGCCGACGGCGGCCTGCCGGACGAGGAGAACCTGGACTCGCTGTTCGACGTGCTGCTCAACCACATCCCCGCGCCGACCGGCGACGCGGACGCCCCGCTGCGCGCGCTGGTGACGAACCTGGACGCGTCGGCGTTCCTGGGCCGCATCGCGCTGTGCCGCATCGAGGCCGGTCGCATCCGCAAGGGCGAGACGGTGTCGTGGTGCCGCGAGGACGGCTCGGTGCACAAGGTGCGCATCACCGAGCTGCTGATCACCGAGGCGCTGGAGCGCGTGCCGGCCGAGGAGGCGCGGGCGGGCGACCTGGTCGCGATCGCCGGCATCCCGGAGATCACCATCGGCGACACGCTGGCCGACGTGGACAACCCGGAGCCGCTGCCCCGGATCACCGTGGACGAGCCCGCGATCTCGATGACCATCGGCGTGAACACCTCGCCGCTGGCCGGTCGCGGCGGCGGCACCAAGCTCACCGCGCGCCTGGTGAAGGCCCGCCTCGACTCGGAGCTGGTCGGCAACGTGTCGGTGCGCGTCCTGCCCACCGAGCGCCCCGACACCTGGGAGGTGCAGGGCCGCGGCGAGCTGGCGCTGGCCATCCTGGTCGAGCAGATGCGCCGCGAGGGCTTCGAGCTGACCGTCGGCAAGCCGCAGGTGGTGACCAAGACGGTCGACGGCAAGCTGCACGAGCCGTTCGAGCGGCTGACGATCGACGCGCCCGAGGAGCACCTGGGCGCGATCACCCAGCTGCTGGCCAACCGCAAGGGCCGGATGGAGAACATGTCCGGCCACGGCACCGGCCGGATCAAGCTGGACTACGTGGTGCCGTCGCGCGGCCTCATCGGGTTCCGCACCGAGTTCCTCACCGAGACCCGCGGCACCGGCATCGCCAACGCCGTGTCCGAGGGCTACGGCCCGTGGGCGGGCGAGATCCGCACCCGGCACAACGGGTCGCTGGTCGCCGACCGCTCGGGCTCCATCACCGCGTACGCGATGATCCAGCTCGCCGACCGCGGCACGTTCTTCGTGGAGCCGGGCGCGGACGCCTACGAGGGCATGGTCGTCGGCGAGAACCCGCGCGCCGAGGACCTCGACGTCAACGTCTGCCGCGAGAAGAAGCTCACGAACATGCGCACCTCCACCGCGGACGTGATGGAGACGCTGGCCCGCCCGCGCAAGCTGTCGCTGGAGGAGGCGCTGGAGTTCTGCGCCGCCGACGAGTGCGTCGAGGTCGCGCCGGAGGTGGTCCGGGTCCGCAAGGTCACCCTGGACGCCAACCAGCGCGGCCGGGAGCGCAACCGCGCCAAGCTGCGGGGCTGA
- a CDS encoding ABC transporter family substrate-binding protein, with protein MTRSGGARTRPGVLVVLVALLAAVSACSVTPPPPLVPSTPGMTVVPKEKLNEVVVGVDDVKGSYNPHTMAGQSTVTTALASLLLPSTFRADADGSPRVDLDLLVGAEVTKAEPYTVTYTIRRDASWSDGAPIAAEDFVYLWERMRAEPGVVDPAGYRLVSDITSREGGKVVEVVFRHPYPGWRSLFTNLLPAHLLKDAPGGWAAALTDSFPATAGPFAVRTLDQPRGEIILERNDRFWEQPAALDRVVLRRASQSATLDALKTGDDQAALVRADEKSLKGIDDLARTTPLTTAVVPRAEVVQVLARPAAPQMTDVRVRQAVLNALDRDELIAAGTRKGPAAELRADAQVVPPTKAGYQPTFQPNPTPVAQLLTEAGYTPQNGGWARDGKQLSLTIAAPDGVEPYVTVAHQVQRQLSLSGIAGRVLTTPPNQLFGRDLSGTATTDVEVVDIAVVPRVDTGDSAAALASAFGCRASLGDVSTPIPANLSGFCDQSVQTTIEDALTGNVLLSDALARVEPVLWQQAVAMPLFQVADLLVVLPQAQNVTAGAPFAGPLSGASTWRREGR; from the coding sequence ATGACTCGGTCTGGGGGGGCCCGCACGCGCCCGGGTGTTCTGGTGGTGCTGGTCGCGCTGCTCGCCGCGGTGTCGGCGTGCTCGGTCACACCGCCGCCCCCGCTGGTGCCGTCCACGCCGGGCATGACCGTCGTGCCGAAGGAGAAGCTGAACGAGGTCGTCGTCGGGGTGGACGACGTCAAGGGCAGCTACAACCCCCACACGATGGCCGGGCAGTCGACGGTCACCACGGCGCTCGCGTCGCTGCTGCTGCCCAGCACGTTCCGGGCCGACGCCGACGGCAGCCCGCGCGTCGACCTCGACCTGCTGGTCGGCGCCGAGGTCACGAAGGCCGAGCCGTACACCGTCACCTACACGATCCGGCGGGACGCCTCCTGGTCCGACGGCGCGCCGATCGCCGCCGAGGACTTCGTCTACCTGTGGGAGCGGATGCGCGCCGAGCCGGGCGTGGTCGACCCGGCGGGCTACCGGCTGGTCTCCGACATCACCTCCCGCGAGGGCGGCAAGGTCGTCGAGGTCGTCTTCCGCCACCCCTACCCCGGCTGGCGCAGCCTGTTCACCAACCTGCTGCCCGCCCACCTGCTCAAGGACGCGCCCGGCGGGTGGGCCGCCGCGCTGACCGACAGCTTCCCGGCGACCGCGGGCCCGTTCGCCGTCCGCACGCTCGACCAGCCGCGCGGCGAGATCATCCTGGAGCGCAACGACCGGTTCTGGGAGCAGCCGGCCGCGCTCGACCGGGTGGTGCTGCGCCGGGCGAGCCAGTCCGCCACGCTGGACGCGCTCAAGACCGGAGACGACCAGGCCGCGCTCGTCCGCGCCGACGAGAAGTCGTTGAAAGGCATCGACGACCTCGCCCGGACAACGCCCCTGACAACGGCCGTCGTCCCCCGCGCCGAGGTGGTGCAGGTGCTGGCCAGGCCCGCCGCGCCCCAGATGACCGACGTCCGGGTGCGCCAGGCGGTGCTGAACGCGCTCGACCGGGACGAGCTGATCGCCGCCGGCACCCGCAAGGGGCCCGCCGCCGAGCTCAGGGCCGACGCCCAGGTCGTGCCGCCCACCAAGGCCGGTTACCAGCCGACGTTCCAGCCCAACCCGACGCCGGTCGCCCAACTGCTGACCGAGGCCGGCTACACGCCGCAGAACGGCGGCTGGGCGCGGGACGGTAAACAACTGTCGCTCACCATCGCCGCACCCGACGGCGTCGAGCCGTATGTGACCGTCGCGCACCAGGTCCAGCGTCAACTGTCATTGTCCGGAATCGCCGGACGGGTCCTTACAACGCCGCCGAATCAGTTGTTCGGACGTGATCTCTCCGGCACGGCGACAACCGACGTCGAGGTGGTCGACATTGCGGTGGTGCCGCGCGTCGACACCGGTGATTCCGCCGCGGCGCTCGCTTCCGCATTCGGCTGCCGCGCCTCGTTGGGCGACGTCAGTACACCCATTCCGGCGAATCTGTCGGGTTTCTGCGATCAGTCCGTCCAGACCACGATCGAGGACGCGCTGACCGGGAACGTGCTGCTGTCCGACGCCCTGGCGCGCGTCGAGCCGGTGCTCTGGCAACAGGCGGTCGCGATGCCGTTGTTCCAGGTAGCGGACCTGCTGGTGGTCCTGCCGCAGGCCCAGAACGTGACCGCGGGCGCCCCCTTCGCGGGTCCGCTCAGCGGTGCGTCCACCTGGCGCAGGGAAGGCCGCTGA
- a CDS encoding ABC transporter family substrate-binding protein, with translation MRRSKAVSALALLTGAALLLSACGGGGTSGSDQGGQQNADPGKIGGQDELLKRPKVDDIGEISVVVEEGFHNYNNYIGATNNFSSVIALSQVSPSPYIADLSPDGKVVIKVDGDLMESIKVTSTEPQTIEWKVNKAAVWSDGKPIDCDDFHLKWLAGASKATIKGDDGSEAGIFDTSPTGYENIEKLECSDDDKTIKTTFFKDQAFADYRSLFSYIGSDGILPAHILEEKTGVADITKVTPDQNDETVKKVAEFFTKGWLGFDPSVALSGGPYLIESTDLKDQTVLVRNPKWWGEKPAASKVILKTNTDAQSAAQQLQNKEAVVIAPQADPAVAQQLRGDSSFKVFAAGGQTFEHVDFNMSRPLFKQNKELRVAIAQCFDREDLVEKLIKDVDPNAKPLGNFMFMPNEVGYEDHYSDTGKGDVAAAKKTLEDAGWKQGGDGIYTKGEFRASFKLGHKIVQRRADTVRILQDKCRQAGIEIIDDQAADFNDKRLPASEFDAALFAWVGQPVKAGSYGNYAQKEKGGTGNYNLYDSAVVTEKWQAANRMLDFQKRIEAMNEIDKQMRDDMHSVPLFQLADFAASTADISPISYIGVGGGVTWNLYAWQIKK, from the coding sequence ATGAGGAGATCAAAAGCTGTCTCGGCGCTCGCGCTGCTGACCGGCGCGGCACTCTTGCTGAGTGCGTGCGGTGGTGGCGGCACCAGCGGGAGCGACCAGGGGGGTCAGCAGAACGCCGACCCCGGCAAGATCGGCGGCCAGGACGAGCTGTTGAAGCGTCCGAAGGTGGACGACATCGGCGAGATCTCGGTCGTCGTGGAAGAGGGCTTCCACAACTACAACAACTACATCGGCGCGACGAACAACTTCTCCAGCGTCATCGCGCTCTCCCAGGTGTCGCCCTCGCCCTACATCGCGGACCTCTCGCCGGACGGCAAGGTCGTCATCAAGGTCGACGGCGACCTGATGGAGTCGATCAAGGTCACCTCCACCGAACCGCAGACGATCGAGTGGAAGGTCAACAAGGCCGCGGTCTGGTCGGACGGCAAGCCGATCGACTGCGACGACTTCCACCTCAAGTGGCTCGCCGGCGCCAGCAAGGCGACCATCAAGGGCGACGACGGCTCCGAGGCCGGCATCTTCGACACGTCCCCGACGGGCTACGAGAACATCGAGAAGCTCGAGTGCTCGGACGACGACAAGACGATCAAGACCACGTTCTTCAAGGACCAGGCGTTCGCGGACTACCGCTCGCTGTTCTCCTACATCGGTAGCGACGGCATCCTGCCGGCGCACATCCTGGAGGAGAAGACGGGCGTCGCCGACATCACCAAGGTGACGCCGGACCAGAACGACGAGACGGTCAAGAAGGTCGCCGAGTTCTTCACCAAGGGCTGGCTGGGCTTCGACCCGTCGGTCGCCCTGTCCGGTGGCCCGTACCTGATCGAGTCGACGGACCTGAAGGACCAGACGGTCCTCGTCCGCAACCCGAAGTGGTGGGGCGAGAAGCCCGCCGCGTCGAAGGTCATCCTCAAGACCAACACGGACGCGCAGTCGGCGGCCCAGCAGCTCCAGAACAAGGAAGCCGTCGTCATCGCGCCGCAGGCCGACCCGGCGGTGGCGCAGCAGCTCCGCGGCGACAGCTCGTTCAAGGTGTTCGCGGCCGGTGGCCAGACCTTCGAGCACGTCGACTTCAACATGAGCCGCCCCCTGTTCAAGCAGAACAAGGAGCTGCGCGTGGCGATCGCCCAGTGCTTCGACCGCGAGGACCTGGTCGAGAAGCTGATCAAGGACGTCGACCCCAACGCCAAGCCGCTCGGCAACTTCATGTTCATGCCGAACGAGGTCGGCTACGAGGACCACTACAGCGACACCGGCAAGGGCGACGTGGCCGCGGCCAAGAAGACCCTCGAGGACGCCGGCTGGAAGCAGGGTGGCGACGGCATCTACACCAAGGGTGAGTTCCGCGCGTCCTTCAAGCTGGGCCACAAGATCGTCCAGCGGCGCGCCGACACCGTCCGCATCCTGCAGGACAAGTGCCGCCAGGCCGGCATCGAGATCATCGACGACCAGGCCGCCGACTTCAACGACAAGCGCCTCCCGGCGTCGGAGTTCGACGCGGCGCTGTTCGCGTGGGTCGGTCAGCCGGTGAAGGCCGGTTCGTACGGCAACTACGCCCAGAAGGAAAAGGGCGGCACGGGCAACTACAACCTGTACGACTCGGCCGTGGTGACCGAGAAGTGGCAGGCCGCGAACCGCATGCTCGACTTCCAGAAGCGCATCGAGGCGATGAACGAGATCGACAAGCAGATGCGCGACGACATGCACAGCGTTCCGCTGTTCCAGCTCGCCGACTTCGCCGCTTCCACGGCGGACATCTCCCCGATTTCCTACATCGGTGTGGGTGGCGGCGTGACGTGGAACCTGTACGCCTGGCAGATCAAGAAGTAA
- a CDS encoding ABC transporter permease: MFRYIIRRLLISIPLLIVASFLCFGLVNAMGDPLGEWKLQKPRTPAEISAAYERTGYNKPFLERYVDWAGDFVTGDWGESVVPGNSGKPVKENVLNAFSVTLRLILGAEVIALVLGIAVGVIGAVRQYSIFDYIATGISFTMFSMPLFCIALVLKAGGIELNNWLESLGADRWIITAGPPGAGFSGSLGNQVFQYTGAYVLPTICLVAIQFALYSRFQRASMLDTLNADYVRTAQAKGISQARAIFKHAFRNALIPIITVSSLNIGANFGGAVITETVFGWSGMGKFLVDAITKLEPYEVLGFMMVTAVFIIVFNLIADVLYAILDPRIRLD; encoded by the coding sequence ATGTTCCGTTACATAATCCGGCGGTTGTTGATCTCGATTCCGCTGTTGATCGTCGCGTCGTTCCTCTGCTTCGGGCTCGTCAACGCCATGGGTGATCCCCTGGGCGAGTGGAAGCTCCAGAAGCCGAGGACCCCGGCGGAGATCAGCGCTGCCTACGAGCGGACCGGCTACAACAAGCCGTTCCTGGAGCGCTACGTCGACTGGGCCGGTGACTTCGTGACCGGCGACTGGGGCGAGTCCGTCGTGCCCGGCAACTCGGGCAAGCCCGTCAAGGAGAACGTGCTCAACGCGTTCAGCGTGACGCTCCGGCTGATCCTGGGCGCCGAGGTCATCGCACTCGTGCTCGGCATCGCGGTCGGTGTCATCGGCGCGGTGCGACAATACTCGATCTTCGACTACATAGCGACCGGCATATCGTTCACCATGTTCTCGATGCCGCTGTTCTGCATCGCGCTCGTGCTGAAGGCCGGTGGCATCGAGCTGAACAACTGGCTGGAATCGCTCGGGGCGGACCGGTGGATCATCACCGCGGGACCGCCGGGCGCCGGGTTCAGCGGCAGCCTCGGCAACCAGGTGTTCCAGTACACCGGCGCGTACGTGCTGCCGACCATTTGCCTGGTCGCGATCCAGTTCGCGCTGTACAGCCGTTTCCAGCGCGCGTCGATGCTCGACACGCTGAACGCGGACTACGTGCGCACGGCACAGGCGAAGGGCATCTCCCAGGCGCGGGCGATCTTCAAGCACGCGTTCCGCAACGCGCTCATCCCGATCATCACGGTGTCCTCGCTCAACATCGGCGCGAACTTCGGTGGCGCGGTGATCACGGAAACGGTGTTCGGCTGGTCCGGCATGGGCAAGTTCCTCGTCGATGCGATCACGAAGCTCGAACCCTACGAGGTGCTCGGCTTCATGATGGTGACGGCCGTGTTCATCATCGTGTTCAACCTGATTGCGGACGTGCTGTACGCGATCCTGGACCCGAGGATTCGCCTTGACTGA
- a CDS encoding ABC transporter permease: protein MTEIGSPVAAPAAPTSGGEGSQFDSTAARKQWQVILRRFTRHKAALVGLVLFALLVLFAFFGGLLWKHPYTETTRRYLPPSADHPFGTDRLGFDMVAQIIRGTQFSLQIAIFVAVLSTIIGVVLGALAGYKRGWVDAVISRFIDLILVIPSLVIAAVLVRNSFVASVAGGGGSNWLIVALYLGLIMWLSIARVIRGMVLSLREKEFVEAARALGASTTRIVFRHILPNTVDVIIVNATLAIAQAVLLEAALSFIGLGVQSPDTSLGLMISLNKNELTLHPWLFFMPFLFIVLISLSVNFIGDGLRDAFDPRQKRVKA from the coding sequence TTGACTGAGATCGGTTCCCCCGTGGCCGCGCCCGCCGCGCCGACCTCCGGTGGCGAGGGCAGCCAGTTCGACAGCACCGCCGCGCGCAAGCAGTGGCAGGTCATCCTGCGGCGGTTCACGCGGCACAAGGCGGCGCTGGTCGGCCTGGTGCTGTTCGCGCTGCTGGTGCTGTTCGCGTTCTTCGGCGGGCTGCTCTGGAAGCACCCCTACACCGAGACCACGCGCCGGTACCTCCCGCCGAGCGCCGACCACCCGTTCGGCACCGACCGGCTCGGGTTCGACATGGTGGCGCAGATCATCCGCGGCACGCAGTTCTCGCTCCAGATCGCGATCTTCGTCGCGGTGCTGTCCACGATCATCGGCGTCGTCCTCGGCGCGCTCGCGGGCTACAAACGGGGCTGGGTCGACGCGGTCATCAGCCGGTTCATCGACCTGATCCTGGTGATCCCCAGCCTGGTCATCGCGGCCGTGCTGGTGCGCAACAGCTTCGTGGCGTCGGTGGCCGGTGGCGGCGGCAGCAACTGGCTGATCGTGGCCCTGTACCTGGGCCTGATCATGTGGCTGTCCATCGCCCGCGTCATCCGCGGCATGGTGCTGTCGCTGCGGGAGAAGGAGTTCGTGGAGGCCGCCCGCGCGCTGGGCGCGTCCACCACCCGGATCGTGTTCCGGCACATCCTGCCCAACACCGTGGACGTGATCATCGTCAACGCGACGCTGGCCATCGCCCAAGCGGTGCTGCTGGAGGCCGCGCTGTCGTTCATCGGCCTCGGCGTGCAGAGCCCGGACACGTCGCTGGGCCTCATGATCAGCCTGAACAAGAACGAGTTGACGCTGCACCCGTGGCTGTTCTTCATGCCGTTCCTGTTCATCGTGCTGATCTCGCTGTCGGTCAACTTCATCGGTGACGGTCTCCGGGACGCCTTCGACCCGCGCCAGAAGAGGGTGAAGGCATGA